The sequence CCATCCTTATCTTCCTTATCTTCGTGAAAACCATGATTTTCTATCAGTTCATCACCTCTATAACAAGTATGGTCTTCATCAGCCATTATTGGACCTTCCGGTGCATTGTCTCCAGCACAAGCATCTGGAAGTGGATACCCACAGAGCTTATGATTGCCAATATAACTCTCTCTTTCAAAGGTCGCAAATTGGCATCTTGATGGAATTCTACCGGAGAAATCATTGTAtgataaatttaagaaaatcaagaacCCTAAACTTTCCACACTTTGAGGAATAACACCAGAAAGTTTGTTCATAGAGAGATCAAGAGACTCCAAACCTTGCAAGAGTCTAATCTCATGGGGAATATTTCCTTCGAGATGATTTTGAGACAGGTTCAAGGATATCAAAACATGGAGACTTGTTAGTTCTTCAGGTATATTGCCTGATAAGTTATTGTAGGAGAGATCCATGCTGACTACCATGGAAAGGATAGCCCTGAAAactaattttcttccttttatcaCAACAACCATTGCTTCCCTGAATTCTGCGGTCCAATAATCACTATGAAAAAAGGGCTCTTCTGAATTTGGGTATGCCATGGCTAGGAGACTGCCAAAGCATCTCGGAATGGATCCCGAGATATTATTGTCTGCAAGGTCCAAGATTTGAAGGGATTCCAGACGGCAGAATTCTTGAGGAATATTTCCATCGAACTTATTTGATCGAAGGGCAAGAATCCTCAGGCGGAATATGGTGTACCCTGTTAAATACTTCTCGCCAAGCTTCCCAATCCATCTTGGTAAGCTCCCAGTGAATTGATTCTCACTAAGATCCAAAACAACTAAATTTTTGCAGTTCTGCAACGAAGTTGGTAGAACTCCAGAAAGATGGTTGTTGCGCAAGTGCAATGACCCGAGTGAAATTAAATTGCCCATCGAGCTAGGAATGTTTCCGGTCAAATTATTATCCCCCAATTTTAACACCAACAATTTTGTCCAGTAGCTCCAACAATCAGGAAGTTCTCCTGCTAAAAGATTTCCTGAAAGATCTAAGTATGTCAATGAATATGCTCCTTCAATCCTTCTACACAAGGTGGGTGAAAGAGATCCATTAAATGAGTTATTGGAAAGAGATAATTCCAACATACTAGGAGAAATTTGGGGCAATGGGCCAGCCAACCTGTTTGAACCAAGATTGATCCTGGATGACAAAGGTAAACTCTTTGGCATGTTGCCACTAATCTGATTGTCAGATAGATTTATAACATCAATATGGGGTAGCATCCAGAACCATGCGGGGATGACATCTGAGATTCCTGTATTGGACATGTCcagaattttcaaatatttttgtgtttgaaGCCATGCAGGAAATTGAGGGCCTAAAAGGCAAAAACTAAAATCTATTGAGGTGAGCTGGAAGGGAGGAGTCCAATTAGAGCTCACTCGCAAAGTTAGTGAATTTGAAGATGCAATTAActctttcaaatattttagattGGTAAGGTGCTTTTCAGACACAACACCTATGAAAAGGTTCTCAGAAATATCCAAAAAACGCAAGGATAACAATTCTCCTAATGAAACAGGAATTGGACCATGGAATGAATTCCATGACAAGTCAAGATGTACAACTGAAGTGAGGTTCCCAATGTTACTAGGAAGCCTACCAAGAAACTTGTTGGACGACAGGTTGATTTTTTGAAGGCTAGAGATACACAACCAATATGGAATAGTAGAAGAGAAGCTGTTGTAGGAAAGATCTAGGAATACAAGAGAAGTCATGTTGCGAAGACCTACTGGAATTGGACCATGAATGCTGTTGGAGCTTAAATTAAGCATCATAAGAGAACTAAGACTTGAAAACCAATTAAACCTTGAAgaaataaagttgttttttgaaaGGTCAAGGCTGTGTAGAGATGAAAAATTAACATGCGGAAGAGGAGCAATGGTATCAAGTCCACAACCAGACAAGTGTAGAAGTGATAAAGAAGGGAGCTTATTAATTACCTCAAGCCAGTTTGCAGCCTTGCGTATGTTCACTCCGCTCATGTCAAGGACTTGTAAGGAAGTGAGATTACCAACCCATTCAAGATCCTCAACATTCAGACTATTACCTTTGATGTCAAGATGCTGCAAGTTGGATAAATTTCCAAGCTGTGTAGGAATGGGACCAGCAAAACCTGCATTAGCGAGGTTAAGATATCTCAATGTCACCAGTGAAGCAAAAAATTGTGGAATTTGAGATCCTCCAAAGTAATTGCCGCTCAGGTCCAAGCAACGAAGATGTTTCAAGTCCAGCAAGGAATTACTTATCACTCCATGTAATTTATTTTCTCCAAGCACAGCAAGATCATCCGAGTACCGAAGGTTGAGCTTCACAACATGCCCTGTGATGTTGTCACAGCCAACTCGGTCCCACACACAGCACTCTTCACCCGTCCAAGATGAGAGCCGGTTTAAAGGATCAGAAACATGGCTTCTGAAGCTCAGGAGGGCTCGTTTTTCTCTTCCTCTGCAAATAACACGACTTGGATTCCCAGCACAAAAACTAACTTCAGTGTTCCCTTGAAAGAGAAACCAAAGCAAGATAACCACCGCACTTCTCATGTGTCTCTCCATTAATAGGTTATACACATTCATGGAGCACAATGGAAAATAGAAGGGCTTAAGGATCATTTATAGGCATTATGAGAGGGATGACTGTAGGATTTACATTGGGAATTTATAGTCATGAGAAGGATGACTATAGGATTTACATCGGGGATAAAATATGAAAGTTTTGTGACTTTAGGCTATTTTTCTAGAATCTAGATCACATGAGAAGAGATGATTTTGCTTCAAGTTATGCAAGTAAGAGcacatttggtagtgattttaggaattacttttaatatttttaatatttaaaattttttatcattcaagtgttgaaaatactataaatgctttctaaaatcattccGAAACACACTCTAAAAGAgtgcatttggtagtgattttagaaaatatttctaactttttttatacttccaagataaaaattttcaagtcttaaagtgcgtttgatagtgattttagaaaatatttctagcatttttaacacttaaatgatacaaattttaaaatataaaaaagttttaaaacactttctaaaatcacttcaaacaaacttttaaaatgtttaaaaacaaggataagttttttaaatttaatgggAAGCTTATGACAGATGAAAAGACTGAAGCTACCCTTTTTATCTGTGCAAAGGAGATAGGATGTTAAGAGTGAAAAACAGAGTAGAACAGAGGAAATAAGAGTCACAGCATGGGAGAGATATAACTGGTcgtctctttcttctttctctctttaccTCTATATAGATAAGATTGCAAATGCTTAGAGACTCTTAACTGATTCGGTTTTTCAGCTAATTCTAACATTAACCTCAACTAATTCTGGAACTATTAAAGCTAAATTCAACTAACTCCGAAATGATTTTATTCTCTAACATTCAGTTTAACATTGTAGGAATCTTCTtcccccaatttttttttcatcactatAGCTGAGGTTCAAGCTATgcctaaataaataattcaattgcttgtatcttttctttctgcaatttttttttaaggccgGCAAACCTTTCGCGGATGGATTTCTCTCCACTGGCTTAAACAAAGACCAAGAATTGACACCGGGCGAATGGACTTTTAAGGACAGGAAAACAGAAACGAAAAGTAGAGTCATCTCATGGTgaggataaaatattttatacatgagaaattttgaaaaacaaccaCAATAAAAGTCATCTTATGATAGGGATAAAATATCATTTGGGTAACCAAACTAGCTCAAGTTGTTCACATTTTGAGATAAGAATTTAGCATCAATTTTCGATgacaattgaattttatttttccattagaATGGGTTTGTACATGCTCTGCAAGTAACGAGTGTGacattaaggctatgtttagtCCCTAAAAAATTCAagggaaaatatgagaaaaagaaaataaagagaaaaagaagaaggaaagaaaaaatgaaggaaaataaaaaaaataaagttaaagcccataaattatttttatttgctacttcaaattcattttatttattttaacttatcaataaaaatattaaataatttaaaaatacttaaatttctaattaattttaattatatttaattttatttggaatttttttatagaacaaccaaataggaaaaaattatttttttaatattttttctttctttaatacttttttagaccaaacataacctaacagttttttttttttttttaaatgttgagGGCTTGACCCGCAAATCAAAGCAATAAGTGTGACATtaactgtttttaaaagaaGGGTGAGTCTAATtaactgtttttaaaagaaGGGTGAGTCTAATATGGAGTGCTTTACCTGCAAGTCTTGAGTGTGATATTTCATAGAGAGTGTGGATATAGTCTTGTCATGTTTGTGGTTGCAATTAGGTTGGCCGTGCTTGACGGGCAAAGAGTCAAGTGACTGAATTTTCTGGGTTTACTTAGATTAGCCAATTTCTTACATAGTCAAATTTGTGTATTAGAAAATGCAGTTTTACTAATGAAAAAGCAATTATCCAAGATTACATAGTTTATATTGGATTCTTAGAAAGTacttaagaaagaaaaacaattcttaaagaaGGTGAATATAGTCTTGTCATGTTTGTGGTTGCAATTAGGTTGGTCGTGCTTAATGGGCAAAGAGTCAAGTGATTGAATTTTCTGGGCTTACTTAGATTGGCCAATTTCTCACATAGTCAAATTTATGGATTAGAGAATGCAATTTTACTAATGAAAAAGCAATTTATCCAAGATTACATATGTTATGTTGGATTTATGGAAAGTACTAAGGTAAGACAAAGTGGTAAGggaaataattttctcatatttgattgttttatgaaaaataccaaagaaaaataaaatataattaagattaattagaaatttatacatttttaaattatttaatctttatatcgaagaattaaaataagtaaaatgattttaaaataacatataaaaataatttattgattttaaatctatttgttatttttctttttcttttttcttccttccatttatttctctctattttttttctcgcattttctctcaaattaaattttctgagaatcaaatataatcatAAACTTTCTCCCAATCAACATGTCACATAGTGTcccaaacaaataaaagaggcttttaataatgataaaaataaaataaaaaaagaacaattatGTAGGGGGCAGATGGAGTTGATAATGGCCTCAAAAAGCACAAAATTTGCATAATTGCTTTGAATGGGTAGAGCAAGTTTGTGAATTGCTCTTGAGGATTATATGCCCATTTTGTTAGCAAAAAATACCCAAAACACCCTTAAGAGGGGTTCTTAAAAAATTGGATATTGAGTCCCTGATGCCAACTATGAATAGTCGAGGTTGCAATTACTAAACGAGAAGGAGACtaaaataattcccaaatgTGAGAAATTCCGAATCCCCAAAATCTCAAAAACTCCAAAATCCCTCCCTTAAAACCTGAGAATTCTATTGTTAGCAAGCATGGATCCTAAGAGTAAATCACAAATCTCTGTCACCTACACTTGTCGATCTAAGGCATGAATatccattttttgaaaatcctAGCGTTGATGACGGAGGAGTAGAAGGAAAAGTAGATTTCAAAGTTGTCCCCATCGATATGCCATAGCTTAAGATTTGTCACGGTTTAACGAACGAGTGTTTGGGTATGTGCTATACTATACTTTCCTTCTTGTTTTCCTATGATTGTTACTTTCATCCATGGATTTTATTATGGTGTTAAGGAAGAGTTGTGGTAAACCATCTTCACTTAAACGACTTAATATTGCAGATGCACCCATGATTAAATTTCTTTCTTAGCTAGAATCAAACTATCGGgattaaattcttttcttttggtttgaTATTTAGACTTAttatcttcacttttttttttttctttttttaggtcTAGGcatcttcattgttttttccattctctcatttttttttttgtctaatattgtttgttgttttttagttgttttgaagTAAACAAGAACTTGTTGAGGACTATGAATTTTCTTTCCCATAAATTGTTGAGATCCATGATGAGTTTTCCAGTACCCTCAATTAATATTCTCTTGGGGATATGCCTTGGATAAGATATCTTCTTAATCTAATTCTATTTAAATTAGTACATTTGACTCCTATTGAGATGTGGATAGGATGTAAACCTAGTTTATATCATGTTCGCATATGGGGGTGTCCAACATAGGTGTCGAAGCCAAAGGTATACAAGTTAgaaccaatgatgaaaatatcagtttttacaaatatatcggTAATTGGATTTTAAAGATATATCGGGATGTATCAGGAAATATaggtggatattttgataaaaaaatatcaatgaacaaaaattaattaaaacttaaaaaatgattaaaaaaacaataatatacattgaagttgttttaagcggaaaattgatattttatgataaatttaaaacattagacaataatattttgaatttgaaaatagattaatattaaaatgaaaatgtatgtagtattttatttaaaaacattgaaagttttatttgtaaatttatatttatcttgtatttaattactatataaaatacataataagataaaattaactttataTTTGTCCTgtgtttaattattatataaaatgaaataagtaaaattaacttaattataataattttactttaattaatttataatatataaaagattagTAAATATGTATACATATAAACTCTTATGTGCATATGTATTATCAAACCACGTGGTTGGGTGGCACTTGGCAGGAGcctacttatttttttattctctcaaGTCACAAATTTAAATCCTCCTATTACAAGTTTAAGTGTATTTTCTATTCTATTTAGGCAATCCACATCAGTAAACAACAAGCAAAAAAAGTCCATATTTAATATGTGGGTATCGTGCTTCATTCATAATGCTAAGCAGGTTTACATAAGGGCAAGCCCATTATTGAGAAAATTATActaagttaaatattttttttaaggaaactAATTATAGTGACATGCCCAAAAAACCTCGAGTTTTGAGGAAAACTAATATAATCATGCAATGGCATTGCCAAAAAATTACCGATAAATCCTACCATTTTTATCTATGGTTAGAACAAAGGTCAGAAGTTTGTTAATTTGTTCGGTATTTAAAAAGGATTAaaggttattatttttatagtcaAGTCAACCAAAAAGTATTTGTCAATACAAATACAAAATTTCTAGAATATAACTATATGATGAGAAATAAGTTTAGGAGTGAGGTCAATTTGAAAGCACAATATGAGACTCTCACAACAGCATAGAAAATTATAGATCTAATGTCAACTATTCCTATTTCTAGTACACCGATGTCTCATTGTATTGAGAAGGTTGTTATACAACTAAActgattcatgtatttgggagAGAGTCTTTCGAAGCCATTCCAAAGAAACATGAGATCGATCTCACAAATTATGATGAAGCAATAAGCGATGTGGATGCTCATCTTTGGTAAAGAGCTATAGAGGCAGAGTTagaatttatgtattttaaccAAGACTAGGAGCTTGTAGAAGCACCTAAAGGTATAAAACTCATAGGGTGCAAGTGGGTCAAAAAGAGGAAAAGTGGAGTAGATAGAAAGGTTGAGATATATAAGGCTAGGCTTATAATGAAGGGTTATAGTAAAAAACTTGGTTTTGTCTATACAGATACCTTCTCACCGTAGCTATGCTCAAGTCCATTAGAGTACTCATATCCATTGCAGTACATCTCAATTATGAGATATGgaaaatggatgtcaagactaCATTTTTGAATAACAATCTTGATCAGagcatctatatgatgcaaCTAGATGGTTTCATAGCAAAAGATCAAGAGCATATAGTATGCAAGTTGgataaatccatttatggattGAAGCAAACATCTTTTTCATAGAACAAATGTTTTTTATCAAGAAGGCAAGACCTTTAACTTTGATTAAAATGAGGATGAACCTTGTGTGTACGAGAAGACGCTGGGAAACATGGTAGTCTTTATGATCTTGTACATCAATGACATTCTACTTATTGGTAATGATGTAAGGTTATTGTCATCAGTCAAAATCTATTTGTCTACTTAATTCTAGATGAAGGATCTAGGAAAAACACaatatattcttataattaagGTCCTAAGAAACCATAAGAATAGGAATTGACTCTGTCTCATGCCACCTAtattgataaccttttggttaAGTATGTGATGTAGGATtccaagaagggtttgttaCATTTTAAGCATCGAATTCCTTTTCCCCAATATCAGCGTCCTAAGACACCTGAGGACAAAAAGTGCATGTAGGAAGTACTCTATGCCTAAAGTGGGTAGCGTTATGTATGTGATAATATGCACTAGGGTACATATTTGCTTTTTAGTAGGTATAATGAGTAAATATTAATCAAATTCAGGACAAGAACACTAGAAAACtatcaagcatatactcaagtatcttaagAAAATAAGAGATTATATGCATATATTCCCCAATGATGAGATAGTACCTAGAGGGTACATAAATTCATACTTTCAGTGTGATAAGGATTCTTATCAGTCTACCTctggttttttatttaattttggtaGTGCAATTGTTAGTTGGAGAAGTGTGAACCAATCTTGCATTGTTGACTCTACTATGAAAATTGAGTACATTGTAGTTTCGAAAGTAGCAAAGGAAGTCTTTAGGCTTAGGAAGTTCCTCATGGAACTTAGGGTAGTACCCTTGGCTTTATAGCCTATGATGCTATTTTGTGGCAACGATGGGGTTGTGAcacaatttaaaaaacaaagaaaccatTAGAAAGTTAAACACATAGAGAAGAAGTACCACTTGATTCATGAGATAGTTTAGAAGGTTAGTGGTTAAGAAGATACCTTTTGTAGAAAACCTGGTGAATCActtcaccaagacattgacAAGGAGAGTCTTTGATAGTCACAAGGATAGCATAGGTATCAAATATATACTTGATTTACTCTAGTAGCATGATGCTTTTAGGGCTaatgggagattgttaggatagagtccTTAAATGCATgtcatgatgtaacaaatttagaatttattatttatttaataaagttctaaTTGCACTTTAATATATCCTTATTCCATACATTGTACCTTACAAGCGTTTTGGTCTACATATATTCcattgtacatgatttaggtgcattaggaatttcacaaaagatccaagtcatgagtttcttATAAGTAGATGACTTATTCATAGCCAATGCATGGACTTAGGCAATTCATTAAAGGTTgtaatgcactacctcctaattggaaagATGACTAGTCTTGGCCATTAGGATGAGTTTTCCATGATGAGTCCACTAGTATATATGGttgcacattggacaagacctaagATAAGTCATGATATAAGGCTATCGAGttgtcatgacttcaccaaactactatgttgtattgtctctcaaccttgaaagaaCATTAAACTTGTGCCAAAGTTAATAatggttttgacctatgggtaagatcttaaagtgatcatatattccttatggattggttCATTATTGATGGAAACTAGtagcaatagatattctcaataaaaacACCATGTTATCTCATGactttgagatagtgtgtcccttAGGGTAATCCTAAGGTTgtgtgttcatgtaaactatgaccatagtagttccttaagtggaacttaatATCAGCTTATTGTGagttaagatatgtcaattgatcacactATATAAGAATTTAGAACACAAGGATAgtaaaggtaatcttgagatgctgatagctttcaccttattagattataaaCACTAGTTCATTGGGAGATTGTATTCAATGGATAGCAGGTTATGGACCCAAACAGTTAGTGTCTCATCGtcatttacatagggtattggagtgaaGTTAACTCTCTATAGTGAAATTTTTTCAGAATTAGACACTTAATGAGTCAGTACTATCATGTGGGTTCTAATGGTCCCCGttcaagctcatataccttaatgatatgatttatgAGAGTTGAATTAGCTTTTAGTTCACTTATGTGaacaagggtattttggtaatttgacAAGGTTGCACAAAGGTTAGTGGATGATATCTCtaaattgggctaattgattaattagatgatcttattaggttaattaatcaattaagaccatTTTTAAGCTAGATTTACTCACTTAAACCCAtaatgggcttaagtcacttaagctcaataAGAACCTTATAAATATGCCTTTAGAGATTAGGTTTTAGGCTTCTTCTACAATTCTCCACACGAGAGAGGGAGAGTTTTAGCCTCCATCCTCCAAGCCTCTACCATTTGAGTGCCAAGGTTCAAAGTTAAGTCATCAAGTGAAAAATCATAGGTCCACGAGACTTTTGGCAACATTGTTTTGTTCTTCacataaaggaaaatatttgggaacatctagatcagtggtaagttttttttattcaaatatctAGATCCAttttggttataaaaaaaatatgttttttcattcgTTGCTAAAATCTAGATGTCTTAAGAAGTTATTATATGCATCTAACCTAATCTTGGGATATGAAACAGAGTAATTCAGAATTCTCTATAAAAAAAGACCATATAGAATGAAAATAGTCCAAAAACAATAGGTATACCAACTTGAACACATGGATGGAAAAAACATCATTATCCCTGGCACgtgtgtaatttaaaaaaagtacttccaataaaaaatattaaaaaaatacattccCTAAAAAGCTAAGTGGTATTTAAAAGGCACTCACCCATGTCGAGCCCTCCTCCCCCACCTCTAGAAAAGCCTCCTTTGACCAACCCCTTGTGGTTCATATCCCATACAGACAATCACCTAAATGACAAAAGCCGCCCAGGTTGAGCACCTCCCTTGTGGTTCACAACTCCTTATAGCCCATGGCTTATATAGGCAATCACCTCAAAGGTTGCTTAAAAGGTTTAATGTTTGAGAAACTAAGCCAATTAGCTCTCCTTTTGGTGATCACTTCAAGCAATGTAAGAAATCTTGTTCCATTTAAGATGAATAGAGAAAAATGGGAAATATTCTTTACTCCTCAACTATAGGGAATTTGGTGTATGCCATGTATACATGAGGCTAAATAATGCAGTTGGAGTGTGAGAAAGTTATTTTCTAATCTAGAAAATAAGCATCAAGAGGTAGTAAAGTAGATCTTCAAGTACTTGAGAGGTAGCTCAAATATGCACTTATATTTTAAGGAAGCTCGGATAGTCTTAGAATGACTTACAAACATAGATATGATTGATAGCATTTTGTAGGAGTTATTTCATGGCATTCGAAGTTATAAAAGTGAATTGTTTTATCCACAACAAAAGCTAAATATATGGATACCACTAAATCAATGAAGGATATATTGTAGTTAAAAGGCTTTTTTCAAGAATAATAAAAGCTAAGTATATTCCTATCATTAAAGCAATGAAGGATATGTTGTAATTAAAAAACTTTCTCTGAGAATTAGGTTTAAAGAAAGATGAGTATGTGGTTTATTGTGATAAATAGTGATACAAATCTAAGTAAGAGCACCATGTACAATTCCAAAAGTAAGCATATTGATATGAGATATCACTAGCTAAAGGATacagttaaagaaaaaacaactcaGTTGAAAAAGATTCACATAGATGAGAATGTCTTATACATATTGGCCAAAATGTTTCCTAATCAGAAGCTTTAGTTATGCATTGGCATGGTGGGATTGCACTCTATGTGAGAAAGTTGGCATACCTCCCTTACATGATGGAAGGAAAGATTGTTGGGCTAACCAATATATAGGTTCTAGCATATGagtgtgttttttcttttaaggccCATATTTTGGCCTACtctccatgattttttttatttttttaatcacaatTTGGACAACAACTAAAGTTATGTTTTGTGAAGCCATAGAACCATATTTAAGAGTAGATCGTGAAGAGTAAAAAGAtgaggaaaatagaaaatgaaagaaaatcaaggaTTTTTTCTAGGCATTTTCAAGGTTCAAGGTTTTTTATTTAAGTCCAATGATAATGCTTAAGAAGTTCCTCACGGAACTTAGGGTAGTCGTCTTGGCTTTATAGCCTATGATGCTATTTTGTAACAACGACTGGTCTGTGAcacaatttaaaaaacaaagaaaccatTAGAAAGGTAAACACATAGAGAAGAAGTACCACTTGATTCATGAGATAGTTCAGAAGGTTGATATAGTGGTTAAGAAGATACCTTTTGTAGAAAACCTAGTGGATTccttcaccaagacattgacAAGGAGAGTATTTGATGGTCACAAGGGTAGCATAGGTATCGGATGTATACTTGATTTACTCTAGTAGCATGATGCTTTTAGGACTaatgggagattgttaggatagaacccttaaatgCATgtcatgatgtaacaaattcagaatttattatttatttaataaagttctaGTTTGCACTTTaatttatccttattccatTCATTCAGAGTGTTGATATAGTGGTTAAGAGGATATCTTTTGCAGAAAACTTGGTCAATACCTTTACTAAGACATTAACATGGAGAGTCTTTGATGATCACAAGGATAGCATAGGTATTAGATGTATACTTGTTTACTCTAGTAGCATGATGCTTTTAGGGCTAATGAGAgattgttaggatagaacccttaaatgCATgtcatgatgtaacaaattcagaaattattatttatttaataaatttctaattgcACTTTaatttatccttattccatgcattgtaCCTTACGAGCATTCTGGTCTACATATATTCCATTGTACATGACTtcggtgcattaggagttgcacaaaaaatccaagtcatgggtttcttgtaagtaaatgacttgttcatagccaGTGCATAGACTTAGGCAATTCATTAAAGGTTGTAATGCACTACCTCCGAATTGGAAAGATGACTAGTCTTGGCCatcaggatgagtttcccatgatgagtccATTGATCACACTATATAAGAATTTGGAACACAAGGATAgtaaaggtaatcttgagacGCTGAttgctttcaccttgttagattataaacaCTAGTTCATTAGAAGATTGTATTCAATGGATAGCAGGTTATGGACTCAAACATTTGGTGTCTCATCAtcattta is a genomic window of Vitis riparia cultivar Riparia Gloire de Montpellier isolate 1030 chromosome 1, EGFV_Vit.rip_1.0, whole genome shotgun sequence containing:
- the LOC117920296 gene encoding receptor-like protein EIX1 gives rise to the protein MERHMRSAVVILLWFLFQGNTEVSFCAGNPSRVICRGREKRALLSFRSHVSDPLNRLSSWTGEECCVWDRVGCDNITGHVVKLNLRYSDDLAVLGENKLHGVISNSLLDLKHLRCLDLSGNYFGGSQIPQFFASLVTLRYLNLANAGFAGPIPTQLGNLSNLQHLDIKGNSLNVEDLEWVGNLTSLQVLDMSGVNIRKAANWLEISGNMPKSLPLSSRINLGSNRRIEGAYSLTYLDLSGNLLAGELPDCWSYWTKLLVLKLGDNNLTGNIPSSMGNLISLGSLHLRNNHLSGVLPTSLQNCKNLVVLDLSENQFTGSLPRWIGKLGEKYLTGYTIFRLRILALRSNKFDGNIPQEFCRLESLQILDLADNNISGSIPRCFGSLLAMAYPNSEEPFFHSDYWTAEFREAMVVVIKGRKLVFRAILSMVVSMDLSYNNLSGNIPEELTSLHVLISLNLSQNHLEGNIPHEIRLLQGLESLDLSMNKLSGVIPQSVESLGFLIFLNLSYNDFSGRIPSRCQFATFERESYIGNHKLCGYPLPDACAGDNAPEGPIMADEDHTCYRGDELIENHGFHEDKEDKDGWIDMKWFYMGMPLGFVVGFWAVFGPLAFNRAWRYAFFGFLDDIKYKLLGL